A genome region from Deinococcus aerophilus includes the following:
- a CDS encoding MogA/MoaB family molybdenum cofactor biosynthesis protein yields MTDAPPSPGVPGGSASPSSAQHRAAAPRAVRVAVLTISDTRTAETDTSGQYLLGELKAAGHEVVQYRVVRDDAVQIRSALVQFVREATVVLSSGGTGLTGRDVTVPVVESLITKPIPGFGELFRMLSYQQVGGAAMLSRALGGLCRGAAVFAMPGSLNAVQTAWEGILRDEIGHLAFEVERHGQPGVITGGPSVSSPSVPAAPARPATPANGGVAAGLGRHRREER; encoded by the coding sequence ATGACCGACGCCCCCCCTTCCCCCGGCGTGCCCGGCGGCAGCGCTTCTCCGTCCTCGGCCCAGCACCGCGCCGCCGCGCCGCGTGCCGTGCGGGTGGCGGTGCTCACCATCAGTGACACCCGCACGGCCGAGACCGACACCAGCGGGCAGTACCTGCTGGGCGAACTGAAGGCGGCCGGCCACGAGGTGGTGCAGTACCGGGTGGTGCGCGACGACGCCGTGCAGATTCGCTCCGCGCTGGTGCAGTTCGTGCGGGAGGCGACGGTGGTGCTCTCCAGCGGCGGCACCGGCCTGACCGGGCGCGACGTGACCGTGCCGGTGGTCGAGTCGCTGATTACCAAGCCCATTCCTGGTTTCGGAGAGCTGTTCCGCATGCTCAGCTACCAGCAGGTCGGCGGCGCGGCGATGCTTTCCCGGGCGCTGGGGGGCCTGTGCCGGGGCGCGGCAGTCTTCGCCATGCCCGGCAGCCTGAATGCCGTCCAGACTGCGTGGGAGGGCATTCTGCGCGACGAGATCGGCCACCTGGCCTTCGAGGTCGAGCGCCACGGGCAGCCCGGCGTGATCACCGGCGGCCCGTCCGTGTCTTCACCTTCCGTCCCGGCTGCGCCGGCCCGGCCCGCCACACCTGCGAACGGGGGCGTGGCGGCTGGACTGGGCCGACACCGCCGGGAGGAGCGCTGA
- the truD gene encoding tRNA pseudouridine(13) synthase TruD → MSLVFDWTALRALTHGDGTGGTLRREASDFRVEEVPAYALAGQGEHLYLRVEKTGHTTAHVLRELAAQLGIRERDIGVAGLKDRHAVTTQWLSVPAKHEERLGQFQLGGVRILETTRHGNKLGMGHLRGNRFVVRVRGAPDQAGAAAEALQLLKDSGVPNYFGPQRFGLGGLNAEEGLRVLRGESRLRDPRVRRFLTASVQSAVFNAFVSLRLERGVFAGLLTGDMAKKHDTGGVFMVEDAALESPRAARGEVSATGTLFGKKTRPLVLEAGELEREALSAFGLTPQVFTSRHGDRRLTRVFLEDGSVVPEEDGYTMAFTLPRGSFATSVLREVMKTGVDGPALAEAEHNGAELDGEADDRDAEGPFQDIPEAHG, encoded by the coding sequence GTGAGTTTGGTGTTTGACTGGACGGCGCTCAGGGCGCTGACACATGGAGACGGCACCGGGGGCACGCTGCGCCGCGAGGCCAGCGATTTCCGGGTAGAAGAGGTGCCGGCCTATGCGCTGGCCGGGCAGGGAGAGCACCTGTACCTGCGTGTAGAGAAAACCGGGCACACCACCGCCCATGTGCTGCGCGAACTGGCTGCTCAGCTGGGCATTCGCGAGCGCGACATTGGCGTCGCGGGCCTCAAGGACCGCCACGCGGTCACGACCCAGTGGCTGAGTGTTCCGGCCAAGCATGAGGAGCGGCTGGGACAGTTCCAGCTCGGCGGCGTGCGGATTCTGGAAACCACCCGGCACGGCAACAAGCTGGGCATGGGCCACCTGCGGGGCAACCGTTTCGTGGTGCGGGTGCGCGGAGCGCCGGACCAGGCCGGGGCGGCGGCGGAGGCCCTGCAACTCCTGAAGGACAGTGGGGTCCCCAATTACTTCGGGCCGCAGCGCTTCGGGCTGGGCGGCCTGAATGCCGAGGAGGGATTGAGGGTGCTGCGCGGAGAGTCACGGCTGCGCGATCCGCGCGTGCGGCGCTTTCTGACCGCCAGCGTGCAGAGCGCGGTGTTCAATGCCTTTGTCAGCCTGCGGCTGGAGCGCGGCGTGTTCGCGGGACTGCTCACGGGCGACATGGCCAAGAAGCATGACACCGGCGGGGTCTTCATGGTCGAGGACGCGGCCCTGGAGTCGCCGCGGGCCGCCCGGGGAGAGGTCAGCGCCACCGGTACCCTGTTCGGCAAGAAAACCCGGCCGCTGGTTCTGGAAGCCGGTGAGCTGGAGCGCGAGGCCCTGTCCGCCTTTGGCCTGACTCCACAGGTGTTCACCTCGCGCCATGGGGACCGCCGCCTGACTCGCGTCTTTCTGGAGGACGGCTCGGTGGTTCCCGAGGAGGACGGGTACACCATGGCCTTCACGCTACCCCGCGGCAGTTTTGCCACCAGCGTGCTGCGCGAGGTGATGAAGACGGGAGTAGACGGTCCGGCGCTGGCCGAGGCGGAGCACAACGGTGCAGAACTGGACGGTGAGGCAGATGACCGGGATGCAGAAGGCCCGTTTCAGGACATCCCGGAGGCCCACGGATGA
- a CDS encoding DUF3293 domain-containing protein, with product MTAWNPAGQRQPDADNRRAEGALLAMIQDRPFRMGINGDGGWAEPSVILSRVSLREAAALGRHFGQAAVLFGVGRRAALVWLWPGRMVIERRWVTSSA from the coding sequence ATCACGGCCTGGAATCCGGCCGGTCAGCGCCAGCCCGACGCCGACAACCGGCGGGCCGAAGGAGCCCTGCTCGCCATGATCCAGGACCGCCCGTTCCGGATGGGAATCAACGGTGACGGTGGGTGGGCCGAGCCGTCGGTGATTCTGAGCCGCGTCTCCCTGCGGGAGGCTGCGGCGCTGGGCCGGCATTTTGGGCAGGCGGCGGTGCTGTTCGGAGTGGGCCGCCGGGCCGCCCTGGTGTGGCTGTGGCCCGGGAGGATGGTGATCGAGCGGCGCTGGGTGACTTCCTCAGCGTGA
- the rpsP gene encoding 30S ribosomal protein S16 has translation MVKIRLSRFGSTHNPHYRIVVTDSRRPRDGGYIENLGHYDPRKTSENYLKVNVERAQHWLAQGAQPTDTARRVLKSQGVKFS, from the coding sequence ATGGTCAAGATTCGCCTGTCCCGTTTCGGTTCCACCCATAACCCCCACTACCGCATCGTCGTCACCGATTCGCGCCGTCCGCGCGACGGGGGCTACATCGAGAACCTGGGCCACTACGATCCCCGCAAGACCTCGGAGAACTACCTGAAGGTCAACGTGGAGCGTGCCCAGCACTGGCTCGCCCAGGGCGCACAGCCCACCGACACGGCCCGCCGGGTGCTGAAGTCGCAGGGCGTCAAGTTCTCCTGA
- a CDS encoding murein hydrolase activator EnvC family protein, giving the protein MLLGALLIGGVGAQTAPSSSAAPPVSTRPARPALQLPTTSQRLEQLQRELKEQKQLSAQQAKELERLRGNIQNLSAQQKETLAQLDALAAQVAELENELAALNVRTDQAERQLADTTSQLSVTQTRVERLKSDVREILNTMYRSRSGDYLGLLSQSRSLSDLLIRLRYSNLAARYNAGIIQNLKDEVQTLEEQRQQQDQQTRQLRDLQAQRTAALNSLKARRTQQNQLLARLRSSEQGQRTLAAQRQAERALTARTIDTLVTQVVAERQRIEAERQRRLAEERRRREEEQRRIREAQERARQEALRLARVKAEQERVAREQARQRAAAQAALEARLQAQRQQAARQASQRAAEQARVRAQQQLAAQQESQRQRELQLQREQAALQQRSEQVEQVQQRIEQELTPLPALTGPLGFPLPGGRVSLPYGSDGSPWVVLAGTDDAQAVCALEGNVMAVTYYASLGWVVLVDHSSTVSAYFGLRDPLVSVGNRVERGTPLGTVGGSQIIGPQRMAFQYRQDGVPVPPGF; this is encoded by the coding sequence ATGCTGCTGGGCGCGCTGCTGATCGGTGGGGTGGGAGCGCAGACGGCTCCATCCTCCAGCGCGGCGCCGCCGGTCAGCACCCGCCCGGCCAGACCTGCGCTGCAACTGCCCACGACCAGTCAGCGCCTGGAACAGCTGCAACGCGAACTGAAAGAGCAAAAGCAGCTCAGCGCCCAGCAGGCCAAGGAACTGGAGCGGCTGCGCGGGAACATCCAGAACCTCAGCGCGCAGCAAAAGGAAACGCTCGCGCAGCTCGACGCCCTGGCCGCGCAGGTGGCGGAGCTGGAAAACGAGCTGGCCGCCCTGAATGTCCGCACGGACCAGGCCGAGCGGCAGCTCGCCGACACGACCTCCCAGCTGTCGGTCACGCAGACCCGGGTCGAGCGCCTGAAGAGCGACGTGCGCGAGATCCTGAACACCATGTACCGCAGCCGCAGCGGCGATTACCTGGGGCTGCTGTCTCAGTCGCGCAGCCTGTCGGACCTGCTGATCCGGTTGCGGTACTCGAATCTGGCCGCCCGCTACAACGCGGGCATCATTCAGAACCTGAAAGACGAGGTGCAGACCCTGGAGGAGCAGCGGCAGCAGCAGGACCAGCAGACCCGGCAGCTGCGCGACCTGCAGGCCCAGCGCACGGCTGCCCTGAACAGCCTGAAGGCCCGGCGCACCCAGCAGAACCAGCTGCTGGCCAGGCTGCGCTCCAGCGAGCAGGGCCAGCGGACCCTGGCCGCCCAGCGCCAGGCCGAGCGCGCCCTGACCGCCCGCACCATCGACACACTGGTAACCCAGGTGGTCGCCGAACGCCAGCGCATTGAGGCCGAGCGTCAGCGCCGTCTGGCCGAGGAACGCCGCCGCCGCGAGGAGGAACAGCGCCGCATCCGCGAGGCCCAGGAACGCGCCCGGCAGGAGGCCCTGCGTCTGGCCCGGGTCAAGGCCGAGCAGGAGCGGGTCGCGCGTGAGCAGGCCCGGCAGCGCGCCGCCGCGCAGGCTGCCCTGGAAGCCCGCCTGCAGGCCCAGCGCCAGCAGGCTGCCCGGCAGGCCTCGCAAAGGGCCGCCGAACAGGCCCGCGTGCGGGCCCAGCAGCAGCTCGCCGCCCAGCAGGAAAGCCAGCGGCAACGCGAACTTCAGCTGCAGCGTGAGCAGGCGGCCCTGCAACAACGCAGCGAGCAGGTCGAGCAGGTTCAGCAGAGAATCGAGCAGGAACTGACCCCGCTGCCGGCCCTGACCGGACCGCTGGGCTTTCCGCTGCCGGGCGGGCGGGTCAGCCTGCCCTACGGCTCGGACGGCTCGCCGTGGGTCGTGCTGGCCGGTACGGACGATGCCCAGGCCGTCTGTGCGCTGGAAGGCAACGTGATGGCGGTGACGTACTACGCCTCGCTGGGCTGGGTGGTCCTCGTCGACCATTCCAGCACGGTCAGCGCCTATTTCGGCCTGCGCGATCCGCTGGTCAGCGTGGGCAACCGGGTCGAGCGCGGCACGCCGCTGGGTACGGTGGGCGGCTCGCAGATCATCGGGCCGCAGCGCATGGCCTTTCAGTATCGCCAGGACGGTGTGCCGGTACCGCCGGGGTTCTAG
- a CDS encoding cell division protein FtsX, with amino-acid sequence MRYHLRQALLAMRGNITATLATLVTMTLTLLMLGFVLLLTLNVDRTLAQLESQVEVAAFLKPEAAEADLLAQVRALPQVREARLVTREQVLDEMTRDSPYTRDAADLVGNPFPDTLRMKVSRVEDSRTVAAAVSQLSGVEDVEYGAGYVDPTVRTLTAVRGSGYALVGLLLLGTLFNILNAVRVAMYARRDEISVMRLLGATRAFIRMPHVIEGLLVGIVAAALALALLTPTYLGLAGRVRELAPVFPVVTDPETLLPVLGGVAVLGVLVGLVGSLFATRRYLRELE; translated from the coding sequence GTGAGGTACCACCTCCGCCAGGCGCTACTCGCCATGCGCGGCAACATCACGGCGACGCTCGCCACGCTGGTGACCATGACCCTGACCCTGCTGATGCTGGGCTTCGTATTGCTGCTCACCCTGAACGTGGACCGCACGCTGGCCCAGCTGGAATCGCAGGTGGAAGTCGCCGCCTTCCTGAAGCCCGAGGCCGCCGAGGCGGACCTGCTCGCCCAGGTGCGGGCGCTGCCGCAGGTCCGCGAGGCGCGGCTGGTCACGCGTGAGCAGGTCCTCGACGAGATGACCCGCGACTCGCCGTACACCCGCGACGCGGCGGATCTGGTGGGCAATCCCTTTCCCGATACCCTGCGCATGAAGGTCAGTCGGGTGGAAGACTCGCGCACGGTGGCGGCGGCGGTCTCTCAGCTCAGCGGTGTGGAGGACGTGGAATACGGCGCCGGCTACGTGGACCCCACCGTGCGGACGCTCACGGCCGTGCGCGGCTCGGGGTACGCCCTGGTCGGCCTGTTGCTGCTGGGCACCCTGTTCAATATCCTGAATGCGGTGCGGGTGGCGATGTATGCCCGGCGCGACGAGATCAGCGTGATGCGGCTGCTGGGCGCAACCCGCGCGTTTATCCGCATGCCCCACGTGATCGAGGGCCTGCTTGTGGGCATCGTGGCGGCGGCGCTGGCGCTGGCGCTGCTGACGCCCACCTACCTGGGCCTGGCCGGGCGCGTGCGCGAGCTGGCCCCGGTGTTCCCGGTAGTAACCGATCCCGAGACGCTGCTGCCGGTGCTCGGCGGGGTGGCCGTGCTCGGCGTGCTTGTGGGGCTGGTGGGCAGTCTGTTCGCCACCCGGCGCTACCTGCGGGAGCTGGAGTGA
- the ftsE gene encoding cell division ATP-binding protein FtsE → MIQFHNVSLAYPVTHTLALDDVSLRIGKGEFAYLVGHSGAGKSSFMNLVLKRALPTGGEVRVAGEPLSHYRGRRTALLRRRMGTVFQDNLLLAHLNAFDNVAFALRVTGVHQREWPSRVTAALRTVGLEHKKHALPVQLSQGEQQRIAIARAIVADPPLLLADEPTGNLDPENSREVLKVLQNVNLRGTTVIVATHARELVETYRHRTLTLRKGKLVRDDPYGGYAL, encoded by the coding sequence GTGATCCAGTTCCACAACGTTTCGCTGGCATATCCGGTGACCCATACCCTGGCGCTGGACGACGTGAGCCTGCGCATCGGCAAGGGAGAGTTCGCGTATCTGGTGGGCCACTCGGGTGCGGGCAAGAGCAGTTTCATGAACCTGGTGCTCAAGCGGGCGCTGCCCACCGGCGGCGAGGTCCGGGTGGCGGGCGAGCCGCTGTCGCACTACCGGGGCCGCCGCACCGCGCTGCTGCGCCGGCGCATGGGAACGGTGTTTCAGGACAACCTGCTGCTCGCGCACCTGAACGCCTTCGACAATGTGGCCTTCGCGCTGCGGGTCACCGGCGTTCACCAGCGCGAGTGGCCTTCGCGGGTCACGGCGGCGCTGCGCACGGTGGGGCTGGAACACAAGAAGCATGCCCTGCCGGTGCAGCTCTCGCAGGGCGAACAGCAGCGCATCGCCATCGCGCGGGCCATCGTGGCCGACCCCCCACTGCTGCTCGCCGACGAACCGACCGGCAACCTCGACCCGGAGAACAGCCGCGAGGTGCTCAAGGTGCTGCAGAATGTCAACCTGCGCGGCACCACGGTTATCGTTGCCACCCACGCCCGTGAACTGGTGGAAACCTACCGCCACCGCACCCTGACGCTGCGCAAGGGCAAACTGGTGCGCGACGATCCCTACGGCGGGTACGCGCTGTGA
- a CDS encoding S41 family peptidase produces the protein MNAKRLTIVGAALTATAAVAYAQLGGYSQTNLTNSAVGKTLLDVIGDLKQYYLYPVDEDKLLRGAINGAVGSLNDEFTYYSQPEDNAIDAENLAGNFYGIGVQLVAANPDGTGGKIDNVFKTGAAIAAGVQIGDVFVKVDDTEVINSKLNEIVRLVRGKQGTTVTITFARGGKPYTVKMERQPVTIVDVEQTILPGNVGYIALNTFYNEKVSQQFRAAVADMKKKNVQKLILDLRDNGGGLLNAGVDVADQFLQSGPIVSLRDRNKKTEVFGTARNQPTDYTGKLVVLVNKNSASASEVVSGALQDKGRAQVIGEQTFGKGVAQIPINLPDGGKVAIVNSEWLTPKGRQIHKKGVTPDIVVKDTRNTTALNFSGSGLTAGDKITLNVGGKPVTVTADKDGKFTYTGEVKRPTRSATQGEAVVDVQNDAILQKALDLLK, from the coding sequence GTGAATGCCAAACGCCTGACCATTGTGGGGGCCGCGCTGACGGCCACGGCCGCCGTTGCCTACGCGCAGCTCGGCGGCTACTCCCAAACCAACCTCACCAATTCTGCCGTCGGCAAGACGTTGCTGGACGTGATCGGGGATCTCAAGCAGTATTACCTCTACCCGGTGGACGAGGACAAACTGCTGCGCGGCGCGATCAACGGCGCGGTGGGCAGCCTGAACGATGAATTCACCTACTACAGCCAGCCTGAAGACAATGCCATCGACGCCGAGAACCTTGCGGGCAACTTCTACGGCATCGGCGTGCAGCTCGTCGCTGCCAACCCGGACGGCACCGGGGGCAAGATCGACAATGTGTTCAAGACCGGGGCGGCCATCGCCGCGGGCGTGCAGATCGGTGACGTGTTCGTCAAGGTGGACGACACCGAGGTGATCAACAGCAAGCTCAACGAGATCGTGCGTCTGGTACGCGGCAAGCAGGGCACCACCGTCACCATCACCTTCGCGCGGGGGGGCAAGCCCTACACCGTCAAGATGGAGCGCCAGCCGGTGACCATCGTGGATGTGGAACAGACCATTCTGCCCGGCAACGTGGGCTACATCGCGCTGAACACCTTCTACAACGAGAAGGTCAGCCAGCAGTTCCGCGCCGCCGTGGCCGACATGAAGAAGAAGAACGTGCAGAAGCTGATTCTGGACCTGCGCGACAACGGTGGCGGTCTGCTCAATGCCGGGGTGGACGTGGCCGATCAGTTCCTGCAGAGCGGTCCCATCGTGAGCCTGCGCGACCGCAACAAGAAGACCGAGGTCTTCGGCACTGCCCGCAACCAGCCCACCGACTACACCGGCAAACTCGTGGTGCTGGTGAACAAGAACAGCGCGTCCGCCTCCGAGGTTGTTTCCGGGGCGCTGCAGGACAAGGGCCGGGCACAGGTCATCGGGGAGCAGACCTTCGGTAAGGGTGTGGCCCAGATTCCGATCAATCTGCCCGACGGCGGCAAGGTCGCCATCGTGAACAGCGAGTGGTTGACCCCCAAGGGCCGCCAGATCCACAAGAAGGGCGTTACGCCCGATATCGTGGTGAAGGACACCCGCAACACCACGGCGCTGAACTTCAGCGGCAGCGGTCTGACGGCGGGCGACAAGATCACCCTGAACGTGGGGGGCAAGCCCGTGACGGTCACCGCCGACAAGGACGGCAAGTTCACCTACACCGGCGAGGTCAAGCGTCCGACCCGCAGCGCCACCCAGGGTGAGGCTGTGGTGGACGTGCAGAACGACGCCATTTTGCAAAAGGCCCTGGACCTGCTGAAGTAA